The Devosia yakushimensis genome has a segment encoding these proteins:
- the rpmI gene encoding 50S ribosomal protein L35 — protein MPKMKTKSGAKKRFSFTATGRVKAGVAGKRHRLINHNAKYIRTNRGTKILSKGDEGLVKWYMPYNR, from the coding sequence ATGCCCAAGATGAAGACGAAATCTGGCGCGAAAAAGCGTTTCAGTTTCACAGCGACCGGTCGTGTCAAGGCTGGTGTCGCAGGCAAGCGCCACCGTTTGATCAACCACAACGCAAAGTACATCCGCACCAACCGCGGCACCAAGATCCTCAGCAAGGGCGACGAGGGTCTGGTCAAGTGGTACATGCCGTACAACCGCTAA
- a CDS encoding PTS sugar transporter subunit IIA, protein MELSDILAERAVLSCTSLKSKRQLFEQLAEKAAEMTGRPVDDISAAITSREELGSTGLGNGIAIPHGKIAGLDGVTAVFARLDNPIEFDAVDDQPVDIVMMLLAPAGAGADHLKALSRVARLLRTESVVDDLRRTNDPHKLYQVLTSPLEGSYAA, encoded by the coding sequence ATGGAATTGTCCGATATCCTGGCGGAACGGGCAGTGCTTTCTTGCACGAGCCTGAAATCAAAACGCCAGTTGTTTGAACAGCTTGCTGAAAAGGCAGCCGAAATGACCGGGCGACCGGTCGATGACATCTCTGCTGCCATCACCAGCCGGGAAGAACTCGGCTCGACGGGCCTGGGCAATGGCATTGCCATTCCCCATGGCAAGATTGCCGGGCTCGATGGGGTGACCGCCGTGTTCGCGCGCCTGGACAACCCGATCGAATTCGACGCGGTGGACGACCAGCCTGTGGATATCGTGATGATGCTGCTGGCTCCGGCCGGGGCTGGCGCCGACCACCTCAAGGCTCTGTCGCGGGTGGCGCGGCTACTGCGCACCGAAAGCGTGGTAGACGATTTGCGGCGGACCAACGACCCGCACAAGCTCTATCAGGTGTTGACCAGCCCGCTCGAGGGCAGCTACGCCGCCTGA
- a CDS encoding ASCH domain-containing protein — protein MANLPSPYTDAITFSFGDSPELNEQLLGLVLAGKKTATCGALRDYQQGKEAMPVAGRRDVVLNGAGEPAAVIETLSVEIRRFDHVEPSFSDLEGEGPYAQWRAEHEAYFTRNGGFSPEMDVVCERFKLIEVLAAGRALYNQVASPIFIVTDIESDGPTPLHNSMLSFASVAIEADGTLHGEFEAQLTQRPDRTTNEQTMAWWATQPEAWEATTANAEAPALVMPRFADWVESLPGPKVFVAAPMIFDGLWMDHYLDEFAGTRVLSGPFKTRQIFRGGGICLYTMAGTLRGAPYLDWGMSKLPAEFYGHIAHTHKAIDDARGFAHVLVELFKISRALPPITGSKSDFR, from the coding sequence ATGGCCAATCTGCCCTCTCCCTATACCGATGCCATCACGTTCAGCTTTGGCGACTCGCCGGAGCTGAACGAGCAATTGCTTGGCCTGGTGCTGGCCGGCAAGAAGACCGCGACCTGCGGCGCGCTGCGCGATTATCAGCAGGGCAAGGAAGCCATGCCGGTGGCGGGACGGCGCGATGTGGTGCTCAATGGCGCAGGCGAGCCGGCGGCGGTGATCGAGACGCTGTCGGTTGAGATCAGGCGCTTTGACCACGTCGAGCCCAGCTTTTCCGATCTTGAAGGCGAAGGCCCCTATGCGCAATGGCGCGCCGAGCATGAAGCCTATTTCACGCGCAATGGCGGGTTTTCGCCTGAGATGGACGTGGTCTGCGAGCGCTTCAAGCTGATCGAAGTGCTGGCGGCCGGGCGGGCGCTCTATAATCAGGTGGCGAGCCCGATCTTCATCGTCACCGATATCGAGAGCGATGGGCCGACGCCGCTGCATAATTCCATGCTGAGCTTTGCTTCGGTCGCCATCGAGGCCGATGGCACGCTGCATGGCGAATTCGAGGCGCAGCTGACCCAACGGCCGGACCGGACCACGAACGAACAGACCATGGCCTGGTGGGCAACCCAGCCCGAGGCGTGGGAAGCAACCACGGCCAATGCCGAGGCGCCCGCTCTGGTGATGCCGCGCTTTGCCGATTGGGTGGAAAGCCTGCCGGGACCAAAGGTGTTTGTCGCGGCGCCGATGATTTTCGACGGGCTGTGGATGGACCATTACCTGGACGAATTTGCCGGGACGCGCGTGCTGAGCGGGCCGTTCAAGACGCGCCAGATTTTCCGTGGCGGCGGCATCTGCCTTTATACCATGGCCGGCACCCTGCGCGGCGCGCCCTATCTTGATTGGGGCATGAGCAAGCTGCCGGCCGAGTTTTACGGCCATATCGCCCATACCCACAAAGCCATCGACGATGCGCGGGGCTTTGCCCATGTGCTGGTCGAATTGTTCAAGATTTCCCGTGCGCTGCCCCCTATCACCGGCAGCAAGTCCGATTTCCGTTAA
- a CDS encoding ribosome hibernation promotion factor yields the protein MTLRISGKNMDVGDALRGKAADHFATVVGKYFDGGYDGHLTLTPDGIGFRADCVVHLDTGATLQASAQGGDATSAYEIMALNIEKRLRRYNRKLRSHRRGANGTADGVTVQYTVFGAGEDLDELDEDYAPPVIAETTKSLRQMSVEEAVMELDLTGGQVVMFRHAGHGGLNVVYRRSDGNIGWIDPALGTN from the coding sequence ATGACCTTACGCATCTCGGGAAAGAACATGGATGTGGGCGATGCGCTGCGTGGCAAGGCAGCGGATCATTTCGCCACGGTCGTCGGGAAATATTTCGACGGCGGCTATGACGGCCACCTGACCCTTACCCCCGACGGCATTGGCTTCCGCGCGGATTGCGTGGTGCATCTCGATACCGGTGCGACGCTGCAGGCAAGCGCCCAGGGGGGCGATGCCACCAGCGCCTATGAAATCATGGCGCTCAATATCGAAAAACGCCTGCGCCGCTACAATCGCAAGCTGCGCTCGCACCGGCGCGGGGCCAATGGCACTGCCGATGGCGTGACCGTGCAATATACCGTGTTCGGCGCGGGCGAGGACCTGGACGAACTCGACGAAGACTATGCGCCCCCGGTGATTGCCGAGACCACCAAAAGCCTGCGCCAGATGAGCGTGGAAGAGGCCGTGATGGAGCTCGATCTGACCGGCGGACAGGTGGTCATGTTCCGCCATGCTGGACATGGAGGGCTAAATGTGGTCTACCGCCGCTCCGACGGCAATATTGGGTGGATCGACCCCGCCCTCGGGACCAATTGA
- the pheS gene encoding phenylalanine--tRNA ligase subunit alpha yields the protein MSLDSQIDTLRTELSAAIANAGDEAALDSVRVAALGKKGSVSALLASLGSMAPEDRKSAGPAINGLKQEIAGLIEAKSAALKAAALDIRLKAETVDITLPLQPAPTARGRIHPISQTIDEITAIFSDMGFSIAEGPDIETDYFNFTALNFPEGHPAREMHDTFFMKPGADGVKKVLRTHTSPVQMRVMQKTNEKPAASYLTPPMDPPIRVVMPGRTYRNDSDQTHTPMFHQVEGLVIDKSSHIGQLRWVLEEFLKAYFEVPNVTLRFRPSFFPFTEPSMEVDVQCDRSGNEVKIGEGSDWLEILGCGMVHPNVIRNAGLDPDVYQGFAWGMGIDRIAMLKYGMPDLRAFFDADQRWLNHYGFRPLDLPTLFGGLSS from the coding sequence ATGTCCCTCGATAGCCAGATCGATACCCTCCGCACCGAACTTTCGGCCGCCATTGCCAATGCCGGCGATGAGGCGGCGCTGGACAGCGTGCGCGTCGCGGCTCTCGGCAAGAAAGGCAGCGTCTCGGCGCTGCTGGCCTCGCTGGGCAGCATGGCGCCGGAAGACCGCAAGAGCGCCGGCCCGGCCATTAATGGGCTCAAGCAGGAAATTGCCGGGCTGATCGAGGCCAAGAGCGCAGCCCTCAAGGCGGCGGCACTCGATATCAGGCTCAAGGCCGAGACGGTCGATATCACCCTGCCCCTGCAACCGGCGCCGACGGCGCGTGGGCGCATTCACCCGATCAGCCAGACCATTGACGAGATCACCGCGATCTTTTCCGACATGGGTTTCTCGATCGCCGAAGGGCCCGATATCGAGACCGATTATTTCAACTTCACCGCGCTCAATTTCCCCGAAGGCCATCCGGCCCGGGAAATGCACGACACATTCTTCATGAAGCCGGGCGCCGATGGCGTCAAAAAAGTGCTGCGCACCCATACCTCGCCCGTGCAGATGCGGGTGATGCAGAAGACCAATGAAAAGCCGGCCGCCAGCTATCTGACGCCGCCGATGGATCCGCCGATCCGCGTGGTGATGCCTGGCCGCACCTATCGCAATGACTCAGACCAGACCCATACGCCCATGTTCCATCAGGTCGAGGGGCTGGTGATCGACAAGTCGAGCCATATCGGCCAGCTGCGCTGGGTGCTGGAGGAATTCCTCAAGGCCTATTTCGAAGTGCCCAATGTGACGCTGCGCTTCCGGCCGAGCTTCTTCCCCTTCACCGAGCCCTCAATGGAAGTGGACGTGCAATGCGACCGCTCGGGCAATGAGGTCAAGATCGGCGAAGGCAGCGATTGGCTCGAAATCCTGGGCTGCGGCATGGTGCATCCCAATGTCATCCGTAATGCCGGGCTCGACCCCGATGTCTATCAGGGCTTTGCCTGGGGCATGGGGATCGACCGTATCGCCATGCTGAAATATGGCATGCCCGATCTGCGCGCCTTCTTTGATGCCGACCAACGCTGGCTCAATCATTACGGCTTCCGCCCGCTCGACCTGCCGACGCTGTTCGGGGGGCTGAGCAGCTAA
- a CDS encoding Hsp20 family protein, producing the protein MSRISVFSAPFLLGFDAFEERVDRLAKSADGYPPYNIERTQDEQGTERFLVSIAVAGFSVDELEVIAEDNQIVVRGRQKDEPGRQYLHRGIAARQFQRSFLLADGMIVKDATLGHGMLVVALERPQAPKIARRIDIRSL; encoded by the coding sequence ATGTCGCGTATTTCGGTATTTTCCGCCCCATTTCTCCTCGGCTTCGATGCTTTCGAGGAGCGAGTCGACCGGCTGGCCAAGTCCGCCGACGGCTACCCGCCCTATAATATCGAGCGCACCCAAGATGAGCAGGGAACCGAACGGTTCCTGGTTTCCATCGCGGTCGCCGGTTTTTCGGTCGACGAGCTCGAAGTGATCGCCGAGGACAACCAGATTGTCGTCCGCGGCCGGCAGAAGGACGAACCGGGACGCCAGTATCTGCACCGCGGCATAGCCGCCCGTCAGTTCCAGCGTTCCTTCCTTCTGGCCGATGGCATGATCGTGAAGGATGCAACTTTAGGGCACGGTATGCTCGTTGTTGCTCTGGAGCGCCCGCAAGCGCCAAAGATCGCCCGACGTATCGATATTCGCTCATTATGA
- a CDS encoding MFS transporter: MSWSANRWLTLVAVMLAFVPIVVDMTILHIAVPSLTLALGASGTEILWIIDIYPLMMAGLLVPMGTLADRLGYRRMMLVGLAIFVVASVLAAFAPSAMLLIGARVLLALGASMVMPSILAIIRQTFEDDRERAIALGLWGTVGSAGAALGPLAGGILLEHFWWGSVFLVNVPIMLVVWPLAYFAVPKRKPQGGGNWTIGQALILIGGLIATVYAVKSGFKTGSSPLVTGATLVMGLSLLAWFARQQLTAASPMLDLALFARPAISMGMIIALVVSGSLAGVELTIAQELQFVVGKSPLEAGLFMLPLVVASALGGPLAGYLTNLLGLRLVAVASLVVSAAALAGLGVSDFHQPGLGVIVCMVLLGLSLSIGLTASSIAIMGSAPAEKAGAAGSLEATGYELGAGLGITFFGVLLAASYGAGMIVPQTLAGQVPEGALHSIGEAMVAAQGLGGAEGLALEAAARQAFSSAHGTVLLTAASLIGILAIAVLIALRNYREPAAVVARQH, translated from the coding sequence ATGTCTTGGTCCGCCAATCGCTGGCTCACCCTGGTCGCCGTCATGCTGGCCTTCGTCCCTATCGTGGTCGACATGACGATCCTGCATATCGCCGTGCCCTCGCTCACGCTCGCCCTGGGCGCCAGCGGCACGGAAATCTTGTGGATCATCGATATCTATCCGCTGATGATGGCGGGTCTATTGGTGCCGATGGGCACGCTGGCCGACCGGCTGGGCTATCGCCGCATGATGCTGGTGGGGCTGGCGATCTTCGTTGTCGCCTCGGTGCTGGCCGCCTTTGCGCCGAGCGCGATGCTGTTGATCGGCGCCCGCGTGCTGCTGGCCCTGGGCGCCTCCATGGTCATGCCCTCCATTCTCGCCATTATCCGGCAGACCTTCGAGGACGATCGCGAACGCGCCATCGCGCTGGGCCTGTGGGGCACGGTGGGCTCGGCCGGCGCGGCTCTGGGGCCGCTGGCCGGCGGTATCCTGCTCGAGCATTTCTGGTGGGGTTCGGTCTTTCTGGTTAATGTGCCGATCATGCTGGTGGTGTGGCCGCTGGCCTATTTCGCCGTGCCCAAGCGCAAGCCGCAGGGTGGCGGCAATTGGACCATCGGACAGGCGCTGATCCTGATCGGCGGGCTGATCGCCACGGTCTATGCGGTCAAATCGGGCTTCAAAACGGGGTCTTCACCGCTGGTGACCGGGGCGACGCTCGTCATGGGGTTGAGCCTATTGGCCTGGTTTGCGCGCCAGCAATTGACCGCCGCTTCGCCCATGCTCGATCTCGCTCTCTTTGCCCGGCCGGCCATTTCCATGGGCATGATCATCGCGCTGGTCGTGTCCGGCTCGCTGGCGGGCGTGGAACTGACAATTGCCCAGGAGCTGCAATTCGTGGTGGGTAAGTCTCCCCTGGAAGCCGGACTGTTCATGCTGCCGCTGGTAGTGGCCTCGGCGCTGGGCGGACCGCTGGCGGGATATCTCACCAATCTGCTGGGCCTGCGGCTGGTGGCGGTGGCGTCGCTGGTGGTCTCGGCAGCCGCGCTAGCAGGGCTGGGCGTCAGCGATTTCCACCAGCCGGGCCTGGGCGTGATTGTGTGCATGGTGCTGCTGGGCCTTTCGCTCAGCATCGGGCTCACCGCTTCGTCCATCGCCATTATGGGCAGTGCGCCGGCTGAAAAGGCGGGCGCCGCAGGCTCGCTCGAGGCTACCGGCTATGAGCTGGGTGCGGGCCTGGGGATTACCTTTTTCGGCGTGCTGCTGGCGGCCAGCTATGGTGCGGGCATGATCGTGCCACAGACCCTTGCCGGACAGGTGCCCGAAGGGGCACTGCATTCGATCGGAGAGGCCATGGTGGCGGCCCAGGGCCTGGGCGGCGCCGAAGGGTTGGCGCTGGAAGCGGCGGCACGGCAAGCCTTTTCCAGCGCCCATGGCACGGTGCTGCTGACCGCGGCCAGCCTTATCGGCATCCTGGCCATCGCGGTACTGATCGCGCTGCGCAATTATCGCGAGCCTGCCGCCGTGGTTGCCAGGCAGCACTAA
- a CDS encoding methyl-accepting chemotaxis protein, with product MGFSRLSVAGRIYAAFGALIGLMALLMAIAIGGVQLSGATFGQYRQAAQDAGAVAQLTSGLSEARLAFSRYQLNHAAADADRAKSLLAALESHDNAIKEQLGAYSGIVDAMVAHDADIAGLSAAMEQSGLTTTDTLGRLIAQGAESSSLNAKAAAISGLAMQQALELRLMVDALLADPAGEGLAAVTERAGQAQATLTALRGTFFKTSDLEAVDAVMGQLADYAGMIGQVHARMLERETLAQDAAAIDASIAASLGELATATAREQTMLEADADRQAGAISLGALVAGLVTLVAGVALAMVIARWLSGSIKALSVAMGRMVEGDFAVTLPQAGQRNELGQIARALEVFGANGLEVRAAQARREADMDQAFETAQLRAALQRDVEAVVTAASEGDFGRRLASDYGLDELNGFARSLDRLVATVVRGLDETGSVLSALARGELGGRVEGDYAGAFGQLKADTNALARTMAETMNRIGAASTALRRATDEILAGANDLSARTGRQIAAIETTSQAVRALSDDIVVNTGQAEQAAASTRASAALARNGGVVMARVTEAMAGITQASGKISNVTGVIEDIAFQTNLLALNASVEAARAGEAGRGFAVVAVEVRRLAQSAAAASADIKALTGQSAEAVAAGSKLVEEAARTLNTILLAVDKDNGHMQAIAQSSRSQAGAVETVGMAMRQMDEVVQHNAALVEETNAAIEQTQAQASELDRIVGAFTRRGVARLVA from the coding sequence ATGGGATTTTCGCGACTTTCGGTTGCCGGGCGCATCTATGCGGCCTTCGGCGCGCTGATCGGATTGATGGCATTGCTGATGGCCATCGCCATCGGGGGCGTGCAACTGAGCGGGGCGACATTCGGGCAATACCGGCAGGCGGCCCAGGATGCCGGCGCCGTCGCTCAACTGACCAGCGGGCTATCGGAGGCGCGGCTGGCCTTTTCGCGCTACCAGCTCAACCATGCAGCAGCCGATGCCGACCGGGCGAAGAGCCTGCTTGCAGCGCTGGAAAGCCACGACAACGCGATCAAGGAACAATTGGGCGCCTATAGCGGCATTGTCGACGCCATGGTGGCGCATGATGCCGATATTGCCGGGCTGAGCGCGGCCATGGAGCAGAGCGGCCTTACCACCACCGATACGTTGGGCCGCCTGATCGCCCAGGGAGCCGAATCGAGCAGCCTCAATGCCAAGGCGGCAGCGATCTCGGGTCTGGCCATGCAGCAGGCGCTGGAATTGCGGCTGATGGTGGACGCTCTGCTGGCCGATCCGGCGGGCGAAGGCCTTGCGGCGGTGACCGAGCGCGCCGGGCAGGCCCAGGCGACCCTTACCGCATTGCGTGGCACGTTCTTCAAGACCAGTGACCTCGAGGCGGTCGACGCCGTCATGGGCCAGCTTGCCGATTATGCCGGCATGATCGGGCAGGTGCATGCCCGCATGCTGGAGCGCGAGACGCTGGCGCAGGACGCCGCGGCGATCGATGCCAGCATTGCCGCTTCACTGGGCGAATTGGCGACAGCTACGGCACGGGAACAGACCATGCTGGAAGCCGATGCCGACCGCCAGGCTGGGGCCATCAGCCTGGGCGCGCTGGTCGCGGGGCTGGTGACGCTGGTGGCGGGTGTGGCCTTGGCCATGGTCATTGCCCGCTGGCTGTCGGGCTCGATCAAGGCGCTGTCGGTGGCCATGGGCCGCATGGTTGAGGGCGATTTCGCCGTGACACTGCCACAGGCCGGGCAACGCAACGAGCTGGGCCAGATCGCTCGGGCGCTCGAAGTGTTCGGTGCCAATGGGCTGGAAGTGCGTGCGGCACAGGCCCGCCGCGAGGCCGATATGGACCAGGCCTTCGAAACCGCGCAATTGCGCGCAGCGCTGCAGCGGGATGTCGAAGCGGTAGTAACGGCCGCGAGCGAAGGCGATTTCGGGCGGCGGCTGGCTTCCGACTACGGGCTTGATGAGCTCAATGGCTTTGCCCGCAGCCTTGACCGGCTGGTGGCCACGGTCGTACGGGGGCTGGACGAGACCGGATCGGTGCTCTCGGCGCTGGCGCGCGGGGAGCTGGGCGGACGGGTCGAAGGCGATTATGCCGGGGCCTTCGGCCAGCTCAAGGCCGATACCAATGCCCTGGCCCGGACCATGGCGGAAACCATGAATCGGATCGGGGCGGCGTCGACAGCGCTGCGCCGCGCCACCGACGAAATCCTGGCCGGGGCCAATGATCTTTCGGCCCGCACGGGGCGGCAGATCGCTGCTATCGAGACTACGAGCCAGGCCGTGCGGGCGCTATCGGACGATATCGTCGTCAATACGGGTCAGGCCGAACAGGCAGCGGCCAGTACGCGGGCTTCGGCGGCGCTGGCGCGGAACGGCGGGGTGGTGATGGCCCGGGTGACCGAGGCCATGGCAGGCATTACCCAGGCCTCGGGCAAGATTTCCAATGTGACGGGGGTAATCGAGGACATTGCCTTCCAAACGAACCTCTTGGCGCTCAATGCCTCGGTGGAAGCGGCGCGGGCCGGGGAAGCGGGGCGCGGCTTTGCCGTGGTGGCCGTGGAGGTGCGGCGGCTGGCGCAATCGGCGGCGGCGGCTTCGGCCGATATCAAGGCGCTGACGGGGCAATCGGCCGAAGCGGTCGCGGCGGGCTCCAAGCTGGTCGAGGAAGCGGCGCGCACGCTCAATACGATCCTGCTCGCCGTGGACAAGGACAATGGACATATGCAGGCCATTGCCCAATCGAGCCGCAGCCAGGCGGGGGCGGTAGAGACGGTCGGCATGGCCATGCGCCAGATGGACGAAGTGGTGCAGCACAATGCCGCGCTGGTGGAAGAAACCAATGCGGCGATCGAACAGACCCAGGCCCAGGCGAGCGAACTGGATCGGATTGTGGGGGCGTTTACGCGGCGTGGGGTGGCAAGGCTGGTGGCGTAA
- a CDS encoding DUF1150 family protein, with product MYEKRNDAPAADAPVHPLRGLTPAQFMALGGDAVVYVRPVSGETLSHLIVDAQFEQDELYQLVMSADGTPLLVTDTADAVAEWLGDKNLGLATVH from the coding sequence ATGTATGAAAAACGCAACGATGCGCCCGCAGCGGACGCTCCCGTCCATCCCCTTCGGGGCCTCACCCCGGCCCAGTTCATGGCGCTGGGCGGCGATGCCGTCGTCTATGTGCGCCCGGTGAGCGGGGAAACCCTCTCCCATCTCATTGTTGATGCCCAGTTCGAACAGGACGAGCTCTATCAGCTGGTCATGTCGGCCGATGGCACCCCGCTTCTGGTCACCGACACGGCCGATGCCGTCGCTGAATGGCTGGGCGACAAGAATCTGGGCCTGGCAACGGTCCACTAG
- the rplT gene encoding 50S ribosomal protein L20 produces MSRVKRGVTNHARHKKVLKAAEGYYGRRKSTIRIAKQAVEKAGQYAYRDRRVKKRNFRALWIQRINAAVRDHGLTYGRFIDGLSKAEVAVDRKVLSDLAITQPEAFGVLVAKAKAALAYLEGVEKTTHERVSA; encoded by the coding sequence ATGTCACGCGTTAAAAGAGGCGTTACCAACCACGCCCGCCACAAAAAAGTTTTGAAGGCAGCGGAGGGCTATTATGGCCGCCGCAAGTCTACGATCCGTATCGCCAAGCAGGCCGTCGAAAAGGCCGGCCAGTACGCGTATCGCGATCGTCGCGTCAAGAAGCGCAATTTCCGCGCGCTGTGGATCCAGCGCATCAATGCCGCCGTGCGCGATCACGGCCTGACCTATGGCCGATTTATCGACGGCCTCAGCAAGGCTGAGGTTGCCGTCGACCGCAAGGTGCTGAGCGATCTGGCGATCACCCAGCCTGAAGCGTTCGGCGTGCTGGTCGCAAAGGCCAAGGCAGCTCTGGCGTATCTCGAAGGCGTCGAAAAGACGACCCACGAGCGCGTCTCCGCCTAA
- a CDS encoding TetR/AcrR family transcriptional regulator has translation MGRRQTIDRGALLDAAEHVVLRDGPAHLTIDAVAAEAGVSKGGVLYAFATKDILIDAMLARVVAEYDELAEAFLAKAPDHSERHILAHVQASAGADPARGSRAAALMASFIRSPQFRKETIDYYRGLFAHIDPATERGRRARLALLAAEGAFALRGFGLHPFTDADWQAIHDDIIAVLLS, from the coding sequence ATGGGCCGACGTCAGACGATAGATCGCGGTGCGCTGCTTGATGCGGCCGAACATGTAGTCTTGCGCGATGGCCCCGCCCATCTGACCATCGACGCGGTGGCGGCCGAGGCCGGGGTCAGCAAGGGCGGGGTGCTTTATGCCTTCGCCACCAAGGACATTCTGATCGACGCCATGCTAGCCCGCGTCGTGGCCGAGTATGACGAATTGGCCGAAGCCTTTCTCGCCAAGGCGCCGGACCATTCCGAACGCCATATCCTGGCCCATGTGCAGGCCAGCGCGGGCGCCGATCCTGCCAGGGGCAGCCGCGCCGCTGCCCTCATGGCCAGCTTCATCCGCTCACCCCAATTCCGCAAGGAAACCATCGACTATTACCGGGGCCTCTTCGCCCATATCGATCCCGCAACCGAACGCGGCCGTCGCGCCCGCCTCGCCCTGCTGGCCGCCGAAGGCGCCTTCGCCCTGCGCGGCTTCGGTCTCCACCCTTTTACCGATGCAGACTGGCAGGCTATTCACGATGATATTATTGCGGTGTTGTTGAGCTGA
- a CDS encoding glycosyltransferase family 2 protein, giving the protein MSETIAVIMPAYKAQDTIGPSVASVLAQTYPHWQLLIVSDDGTDYAELLGRQGIADPRIVQLSSGTVGGGASAARNLALEASTASYAAILDADDRFKPEKLALAMAALSDHAIVTTALDVMTDSFAHLRHVAAGPDRLVQAGAHKWLNLSMDSMVIWDRRRTDGRYNTTLSNMTDLELLLQLYRAVPVSYHLGTPLHDYVKRASSMSNGANVAAGMIASKTAILGRVEAGYYGLPDEDAAGLARFLRISLEAEKLYGDALAAKPGLLFEDHLQPMLADAAA; this is encoded by the coding sequence ATGAGCGAAACCATTGCCGTCATCATGCCGGCCTATAAGGCCCAGGACACGATCGGGCCGAGCGTTGCCAGCGTCCTGGCGCAGACCTATCCGCATTGGCAATTGCTGATCGTCAGCGATGACGGCACCGACTATGCCGAGCTGCTGGGCCGGCAAGGCATTGCCGACCCGCGCATTGTCCAGCTATCGAGCGGGACAGTGGGCGGCGGAGCTTCGGCGGCGCGCAATCTGGCGCTCGAGGCCAGTACGGCGTCCTATGCGGCGATCCTGGATGCCGACGACCGTTTCAAGCCGGAAAAGCTGGCATTGGCCATGGCGGCGCTGAGCGATCACGCCATTGTCACCACCGCACTCGATGTGATGACCGACAGTTTCGCGCATTTGCGCCATGTGGCGGCGGGGCCGGACCGGCTGGTGCAGGCCGGCGCCCATAAATGGCTCAATCTTTCCATGGATTCGATGGTGATCTGGGACCGGCGGCGGACCGATGGCCGCTATAACACCACGCTGAGCAATATGACCGATCTGGAATTGCTGCTGCAGCTCTACCGGGCAGTGCCGGTATCCTACCATTTGGGAACGCCGCTGCATGACTATGTCAAACGCGCCAGTTCGATGAGCAATGGCGCCAATGTCGCGGCGGGCATGATTGCCAGCAAGACCGCGATACTGGGCCGGGTGGAAGCGGGCTATTATGGGCTGCCGGACGAGGATGCGGCCGGGCTTGCCCGCTTCCTGCGCATCTCGCTCGAGGCCGAGAAGCTTTATGGCGACGCGCTGGCGGCGAAGCCGGGCCTGTTATTCGAGGATCACCTGCAGCCCATGCTGGCGGACGCCGCGGCATAA